The following proteins come from a genomic window of Musa acuminata AAA Group cultivar baxijiao chromosome BXJ1-7, Cavendish_Baxijiao_AAA, whole genome shotgun sequence:
- the LOC135678700 gene encoding pectinesterase-like, protein MAMLSAHFSSLFLLLVVMGVTGSGDPILSCSQTPYPQVCSSMVSGVPLFAQSETQSGFRDLLLQATLDRTLLAHKHASAMNLAPLDEPAKAAWADCLELFEDTIGHLNRSLGHSSSAEDAQTWLSAAMANQQTCKNGFAELGTSFPFTSSLFMANNISESLSNSLAVNNAMPRGKAPGNRRLLSQGFPGWVKAADRKLLQSSSSTIKANLVVAKDGSGDYKTISEAVAASAKLRSGTSRFVILVKSGIYNENVVITNSMKNIMMIGDGMDATVVTGSKNVQDGSTTFRSATFAVSGGGFIARDMTFQNTAGPQKHQAVALRSGSDLSVFYRCSFKGYQDTLYVYSQRQFYRNCDIYGTVDFIFGDAVVVFQSCNIYVRKPMSGQQNTVTAQGRTDHNENTGISIHNSIVTAASDLRPVQGSFKTYLGRPWQKYSRTVIMKTSLDSLINPAGWLEWSGSFGLSTLYYGEYMNTGAGADTSKRVNWPGYHVITSSPEASKFTVGSFLSGNSWIPATGVPFSFGL, encoded by the exons ATGGCCATGCTTTCAGCACATTTCTCCTCCCTGTTTCTCCTGTTGGTGGTCATGGGGGTTACCGGTAGTGGTGATCCGATACTATCATGTAGCCAAACACCTTACCCTCAGGTCTGCAGTTCAATGGTCAGCGGTGTCCCTCTCTTCGCGCAATCCGAAACGCAGTCAGGTTTTCGTGACCTACTCCTCCAGGCCACCTTGGACCGCACCCTGCTCGCCCACAAGCATGCATCAGCCATGAACCTCGCGCCGCTCGATGAGCCGGCCAAGGCCGCGTGGGCTGATTGCTTGGAGCTGTTTGAGGACACCATCGGCCATCTCAACCGCTCCCTGGGACACTCTTCGTCTGCCGAAGATGCTCAAACGTGGCTGAGTGCCGCGATGGCTAACCAACAGACGTGCAAAAATGGCTTCGCCGAGCTGGGAACTTCGTTCCCCTTCACATCCTCACTTTTCATGGCCAACAACATATCGGAGTCGCTTAGCAACTCGCTTGCCGTCAACAACGCGATGCCACGGGGCAAGGCACCGGGCAATCGCCGTTTGCTCTCCCAGGGGTTCCCAGGGTGGGTGAAAGCGGCGGATCGCAAGCTTCTTCAGTCGTCGAGCTCGACGATAAAAGCCAATCTGGTAGTGGCTAAAGATGGTTCCGGCGACTACAAGACCATCTCAGAAGCTGTCGCGGCTTCTGCGAAGCTAAGGAGTGGAACGTCAAGGTTCGTGATCCTTGTGAAATCTGGTATATACAACGAGAACGTAGTGATCACCAACTCCATGAAGAACATAATGATGATTGGAGACGGAATGGATGCCACCGTAGTCACAGGTAGCAAGAACGTTCAAGATGGCTCCACAACGTTCCGCTCTGCTACTTTCG CTGTCTCCGGTGGTGGTTTCATAGCACGGGACATGACCTTCCAGAACACGGCAGGACCCCAGAAACATCAGGCGGTCGCACTCCGTTCGGGGTCGGACCTCTCAGTGTTCTACCGCTGCAGCTTCAAAGGCTACCAAGACACTCTCTACGTGTACTCACAGCGACAGTTCTACCGCAATTGTGACATATACGGCACAGTCGACTTCATCTTCGGCGACGCCGTCGTTGTATTCCAGAGCTGCAACATTTACGTGCGGAAGCCAATGAGCGGCCAGCAGAACACCGTCACTGCCCAAGGCCGAACCGACCACAATGAGAACACCGGCATATCGATTCATAATTCTATAGTGACTGCGGCATCGGACCTCAGGCCAGTGCAGGGCTCGTTCAAGACATATCTCGGCAGGCCGTGGCAGAAGTACTCCAGGACAGTTATCATGAAGACATCGCTGGACAGCCTAATTAATCCGGCAGGGTGGCTGGAGTGGAGCGGAAGCTTTGGTTTGAGTACCTTGTATTATGGGGAGTACATGAACACGGGTGCAGGCGCTGACACCAGCAAGCGGGTGAATTGGCCAGGCTACCATGTCATAACGAGTTCGCCAGAAGCCAGCAAATTCACCGTGGGAAGCTTCTTGTCCGGTAACTCGTGGATTCCGGCCACTGGGGTCCCTTTCAGTTTCGGCCTCTGA